One Bacillota bacterium genomic window, CATCTGCGTGACCAGGTCGCCGGTCCTCACGGGTTCCATGACTATCCCGGACAGGTACGCAAGAACGAAGGCAACGAAAACGGAGCCTGCGAAATTCCCGAGATAGACAAGGACCCAGTTGCGAACGACTCCCTCGAAGAGCCCAACCTTTCCGTCCAGGTACGCTAGAGACTGAGTCATGAAGTTCCCGGTGACGAGTTCCGCCCCGGCTACGATCACGATCATGAGGCCCACCGGGAATACGCCTCCGAATACGAGCCTCGCCAAACCTCCCCACGCTTCTTTGGGCAGCGCCCCGGCCGCCCGCACTGCGAGAAGGCCCCCCAGGGCGACGTACGCTCCCGCCAGGAAACCGAGGAGCAACGTCTTACCCGCGGGCAGCGCGGCTTTCCTGAACCCCAGTTGCGCCATGCCTGCGGCCACTTCATCCGGAGACTTCAGAGCCATAAGGCCCCACTCCCCTTCCGCACGGAGAGGTCTTGAGAAACGTGCCTCTGTAGTCGGGGCGTGCCCCGAAGCCAATCCTGCAGAACCCCATCACCGCCACCGACGGTCGGCCTCTTTCTCTCGCTTTGGCTTTGACACAGGTCGCCATCTCGGACCACACCGGGCAGCGCACGGGGCATCACTTGTTGAATTGCAGTTCTCTCAGAATGTCTTCGAAGGGATCATAGTCCTCTTCGTCGCTCGGCATCTGATATGCCTTCCGCGGCGCGCTGGAGATGTCTATCATGATGTCGTCCTCGAACAGGTACGGGCCGTTGTACTGGATGAGCTGCATGAATACCGCGTCATGCGCACTGAAGAACTCCGGGGCATCGCTGTACACCCCCACCAACTCGCTCTTGGACACCTCGTCCGACGTGGTCACGCGCGGCGCGTGCCACAGTCCCCCCATCGCCCGGATGCCCAAGCCAGAGCTCGATCCGCTCCGCTCACCCTCCCGAAGGTACAGAGGTTCGCCGAAGAGCGGCTCGCACAACGTGCCGGGCGCAATGACCACGAGGTCGATCTCGCCCTCGCCTCCGAACGTGTTGGTCGTCTTGAGCGGGTAGAAGAGGTCCTTGGTCTTGAACCTGTACACGACGGGCTCCACGAAACGTGTCTCCGGCGTGACCTCTACGACATCGAAGACGAAGAACCTTATGTCGCGGCTCACGTAGTCCGCGGCAATATCCTGCACCACCGCAAAGTCTTTCGACTGAAGCAGGCCCTTGTCCGCTAGGCGACTCTCCACCCACTGCCTGAACGCCCCGATTTCATTGACCTTAACGACGGTTATATCGTGGGCTCCGAGCTTCACATTCAGCCGTATCTCGACCGGCGACGCCGACACCGTTCCACTCTTTGACGTAGTGAGAAAGACCAGCCTGTGTTCGTGCATCAGCTGGGCAACGACCTTGAACGGATCCCCTTCGTGGAGGCTCACCTGTGGCTCCGTGGGGAACGGAATGAACCTCAGGATCGTCGTCTTCCTGTCAGCCTGAAGGTCCGTGCCCAGAATCAGGACCTCCTCCTCCAGGTTGTGGAGAATGATGGCTTTCTGCGCCTTCTCCTCAACCTTCGCCGCTGTCGTAAGGATCCTTCCCATGTCCGCGCTGGTGCCTTCCGAAAAGGACAAAACAGCCAGGATAGCCGCGATGACTATGCCTGTCAACTCCGCCCTCCCGCACGTGACGTTCATGCCGCGAGAAAACTTCGCACCCGGCAAGCTCACTCCATCGTCACCTCCAATCTACGTGCCTAGTGCGCGGGGCTGACCAGCCTACCCATGAAGAGCACGCTTCCGGTGCGTAGGTCGCGGATGAGGAAGATGAACGGACGATCCGCCCGAAATACGTGAGGCCGAGCGGGGACAGCCAGCTTTGCGCTCATTATCACAGCCGTGGCTGCAGCCGCCTCGGTGCCTTCCTCATTCACTTCCACGAATGCCTTGTGAAGCACTTTACTTATGTACAACTTCGAACCTGGAGTCATGCCAGAGAAATTGGCTGCGGACATGTCGAACGCGTCCCTCATCCCGAGCGAGTACAAGGCGTCATTCAGCACAAACCGCTGTTCAGACTTGAATCGCGGCAGGAAGACCTCCACCTCCGCCTTGGCGAGCTCCGAAAGCCAGGATCGGACAACACCGGGCTCGAGCACATCCTCGAGCTCCGCCAGCTGCGACCCTTCCTGCGGGAGCAAGATGACCATCGAGAGATCTCCGCCGGAATACGGCATCTCCAGAATCTGCGCGTGGCTGTTCTCCGCGTAGTTGAACTGCGCCACCAGATGCATCATGGGAACGTCCACTGTAGATTGAGCGGACACGTGGAACGGCATAGGTTTCGTATCCTTGGAGTTGAACCGAGTCTGCCATTGCCCCTTGAAGTATATGGCATTGGTCAGAACGAGCCGCGTGAGCGGAGTCAAGTCCTGAGCCTGGATTAGGTCCTTTATCTTGCCGCAGGTCTTCGTCTCGACCCACTTGTTGATGGTCGCCCGCGCCTCCTCGCGTGCGCCGACGTAGTCGACTTCCCGAAAGCCCGCCCCATAGTGCTTGTTAGTGATGTCTAGAAACTCGGGAAGAAACTCGTAGCCCATCTGTCCCCACAAGGCGTTGGCCACGGAGAGCTGATACTGTTTCCCAGGAAGGTTGTACGTTTTCGTTAGGTCCGAGAAGGCAGCGTGCAGCTTCTCAGACTCCAGATCGAAATGCAGCGTCCCCGCCATCTGTCTCGCGGTCTCGCCGCGCGCGCCCGCGTACGTCATGGCAAGCGCCGACGAAATGCTGTATGGCGAGAAGAAGATGTTGCCCTCGTCTTGGGCGAGTTTCTTGTAGAGATCAATCGCGAAACTGGTGTTGCCGGAGACCAGGGAGTCGACGTCCGCCCTGTCGGTCGCGAGCGCGCTTGCGCTGAGATTGAGGAAGGCAACCGTCAGAAAGCATGCCATTACCAGCATTAGCTTCGAGTGTGCTGACCGTACGTTCATCGTTCCTCGAGACCTCCCTTCTTGCTCCTTCGCTTCCGTATTCCTCTGCTTCCGTATTCCTCGACGCGCCCGCATGTGTGTCCGGAGCCTCTCCGACCGTCCCCCACAGGCTCATCCCTGCTATCTCCTCGCTCAGAACTGCCGGACGAAGCCGAGACCGGCTCCAATAGTCATGACAAAGCAAGCGGACGCATTGACCGCGTCCCGCGTCCATTCAGTATTGTACTATTCTTTCGACACCAACTCCTGGTATTCCTGCTCGTTCGCCAATGCCCTGGGACCCAGGGCTGGCACTACTCGAGACAGCAGGCAAGCGTTCCGCTCAGTCGAAACGCGCCGAGAGCGGCAAGACCAGTTTGGGGGCCATGATCGCGCGGCTGGATCCCTTTGCCCCTCAGTCTACCACCACGACGACCTCTTCCCAGGGTCGCTGAGGGCGCGGGCGCTTGCCAGCTGGATCTCTCTTGGGGTAGCCGATGGGTATCATAGCGACGGGCCGCTCGCCCTCGGGCAGACCAAGGGCGCGCCTTGCGGCATCCTCATCGAACGCCCCTACCCAGCACGCCCCAAGGCCGTACGCCACCGCTGTGAGGAGCATGTTCTCGATTGCGGCCGCGGTGTCCTGGATGCAGTAAAGTTCCGAACCACGCCTCCCGTACTTGGATTCGCTCCGCTTCGGCTCGACCGCCACGACCACCACCACAGGCGCCTCCTTTACGAAGCCCTGCCCGAAAGCGGCATCCGCGAGAGCGGCCTTGACGTCAGGCCGTTTCACCACCCAGAATCGCCATGGCTGAATATTGCCTGCCGATGGCGCCATCAGGGCACAACCGATGATCCGGCTTATCGTCGCATCGGGAACCGCGTCAGGCTTGAACTCCCTAACGCTCCTGCGTTGTTCGATCGCCTCGACAAGGTCCTTCGTCACTCAGAATCACCCTCCGTCTCGGTCGCTGAGTAATGGCCACGCCGCGAAAGCTCAGGAAGCGCGACCAGGGCACATTCCACTGATGGGCGGCGGACCGGTCGGCACAGGACCGGTTGGCGCAAGACCCGTGGGCGCAAGACCTCCCGCAACCCAAGGAGGACGCGCCTCCTCGTGACAACGCTGGAATGCCTCATGTTCGATCCACAAATAGCCAAGCAGCCTCCGAACCGCTGGTTCCCGCGCCTCGGTTTCACTGCGTCTCAGGCGCACGGCTCCACCCTCTCGTCCCTCTCGTCGAACGTCCGTCCATAGCCTGCGAAGGACAGGGTTCTCCAGGCTTCCGGGGATGTGCGGTCTGACCACGACCCGAGAGCAGCGTTGGCCGAGACTACTCACGAGGTCCTTGACGAGGGGAAGCCCGTCCGCCGGGACAAACGCCGGACTCGTGGCTAGAGTCATGAGGACGACTCTGCTGTTGGGCATCAAGAACCTGTCGTGCGGCACGATCTCGAAAGCCGTTCCGCGACCTTCGCGGCACCGCCCCTTTTGATGATAAGAGAGCCTCTTGCGGCCCACCGACAGCCGAACTCCGGGGGTGTCCCACCGCTCCCATTCGCCGGCGTCGTAGAGCCATCGAGGCACGACCCAGACTATCTTCGAGAACATGCCCTCACCGGCCGCTCTCCTAAGGAAGTTGCCGCAATGTACAAGCCACGGGAAAGTGTCGTAGAAGTCAGAATGGGCGTCCACATGGACCAGCGTGGCCGAGTGAGCGCCCCATTCCCTCCAAACGAAGTACGCCTCTTTGTGGTCGGTGAAAGCCATCATCGGACTGGCGTCCCAGTCAAGCCCGGCCTCCTCGAGTCGCCCCACGAATTCGCCCGGCTCTATCCAGCAGCGCTGTCGAATTCGGGGATTTCCACACGTCCTGGGCCGGAACATGAAATCCGCATCGATGTCCAAGTATACGCCCATATCCCGCACCGCTTCCTGCTGTCTTGGGCGTGGCTGGCGCGACGGCGGCTCTGACACGTGGCCTGGGGCTCGAGTCGTTCCGTCGGTCGCCCCTCTCTTCCAGAGTGTACATAGATGCGCCCGGAATTCAAGCCCCGATGAGGTCGTGCCGTGCTGCGTTGGATCGGGCTGGTCCCGCGACCCGGGCGGTGGCAGGGGCTCGGGCGAAACCCGAGGCCCCCGGGGCGGAAATCGACGGAGTCGGCGGAAGATGCGGTCAGTGAATGTCTAGTCTGTAGACCTTACCCTTCGCCTCCTCGGCCTTCGGAATGACTACCTCCAGGACGCCGTTCCTGAAGCTGGCCCGCGCCTGGTCGGGCTTCACCTTCGTTGTGATCGGCAGCGTCCGGGAGAACGAGCCGTAGGCACGCTCGCGGCGGTACACGTTCCTGTCCTCGATCTCCTTCTCGTACTTCGATTCTCCCTTTATCGTGAGAGCGCTGTCGGTGAGGGTTATCTCCACATCCTTCTGATCCACGCCGGGCAGGTCCGCCCTCACAACGACCTCGTTCTCGGTTTCGTACATGTCGACCGACGGCTGCCACGCCCGACCGAGCGAGAAGCCGCCCACTGCACGTCTCGCGAATGTCTCGTCGAACACCCTGTTCATCGCGTCCCGAATCGTCGCAAGCTCGTCAAAAGGATCCCATCTCACTAGGCTCACTTACTGGCGTCCTCCTTCCGTGGTCTGTGTCCGAGCGCCGCACGGAGTGTCGTCCGTAGTATTCCATGAGCGCGCGGGCCTTAAACGGCTTCGGAGGCCGCTCCGGTGGCTCCCATTGCCCGTCCTAGCCGCAGCTCCCCCCGCTTCCCCGTGTCCCTGAAGGGGTCCTTTCCTCGCACACGGATCCGCTTTCGGCGGGCTGACATCGGTCGAAATGCATCTCGAGCAGCAACGCCTCGTCACCGAATCCGAGCCTCCTGTAGAAGCGTTGCGTCCCTTCGTTTTCGAAC contains:
- a CDS encoding serpin family protein; amino-acid sequence: MNVRSAHSKLMLVMACFLTVAFLNLSASALATDRADVDSLVSGNTSFAIDLYKKLAQDEGNIFFSPYSISSALAMTYAGARGETARQMAGTLHFDLESEKLHAAFSDLTKTYNLPGKQYQLSVANALWGQMGYEFLPEFLDITNKHYGAGFREVDYVGAREEARATINKWVETKTCGKIKDLIQAQDLTPLTRLVLTNAIYFKGQWQTRFNSKDTKPMPFHVSAQSTVDVPMMHLVAQFNYAENSHAQILEMPYSGGDLSMVILLPQEGSQLAELEDVLEPGVVRSWLSELAKAEVEVFLPRFKSEQRFVLNDALYSLGMRDAFDMSAANFSGMTPGSKLYISKVLHKAFVEVNEEGTEAAAATAVIMSAKLAVPARPHVFRADRPFIFLIRDLRTGSVLFMGRLVSPAH
- a CDS encoding nitroreductase family protein, translating into MTKDLVEAIEQRRSVREFKPDAVPDATISRIIGCALMAPSAGNIQPWRFWVVKRPDVKAALADAAFGQGFVKEAPVVVVVAVEPKRSESKYGRRGSELYCIQDTAAAIENMLLTAVAYGLGACWVGAFDEDAARRALGLPEGERPVAMIPIGYPKRDPAGKRPRPQRPWEEVVVVVD
- a CDS encoding Hsp20/alpha crystallin family protein — its product is MSLVRWDPFDELATIRDAMNRVFDETFARRAVGGFSLGRAWQPSVDMYETENEVVVRADLPGVDQKDVEITLTDSALTIKGESKYEKEIEDRNVYRRERAYGSFSRTLPITTKVKPDQARASFRNGVLEVVIPKAEEAKGKVYRLDIH